TTGCTGAAAAAGGGTTAGCGATCCCTCGTTGCTGGAATGACTTAACCAAGCCTGAATACAAAGACGAAATTCAAATTGCTGATCCTCAAAGCTCGGGTACGGCATACACGGCACTCGCGACGTTCATTCAGTTATGGGATGAAGATAAAGCATTCAAATACTTCAAGCACCTAGACAAAAACATTTCTCAATACACTAAATCCGGTGTGACTCCGTCTCGAAATGCGGCTCGTGGTGAAATCGCTATCGGCATTGGTTTCTTACATGATTACTCGTTAGAGCAATCTAAAGGCGCTCCTCTAGAGCTTATTTCTCCGTGTGAAGGTACGGGTTATGAAATTGGTGGTGTGAGTGTGATTAAAGGCGCTCGTAACTTAGATAACGCGAAGAAGTTCCTCGATTTTGTACTCTCCAAACAAGGTCAGGAAACGGCATGGAAAAAAGGTCAGTCGTTCCAGATCTTAACCAATGTCAACGCCGAGCAATCTCCTAACGCATTAGACCCGAAACAAATCAACCTGATCAGCTATGACATGGACAAGTACGGTTCATCTGCTGAGCGTAAGCGTCTGATTAACAAGTGGGTTAACGTTGTGAAAATGGGTGAGTAAACGCCATTTTTTGGTGACTGTCCATTGATAGAAACGCTTTATTGATGGTCAGTTACCGCGTCTGATTTAACCTTTCTACCTTAGGTTGGCGGTCAATGCCGCTGACCTAGTTTATCTTTTAGGTGTTAAAAAATGAACGAAATAGCCGCACACGTCACATCCAGTGCAGCCAAAAGAGACCCTGTTTTTTATTGGGTGCTCAGTTTGCTCGCTGCTTTTGTTTTACTGCCTTCATTTGCCTTGGATTGGGGCGTGTTCGAATCTACCCCTGAAGAGTTCCGAGCCGCAATGGGCTGGAGCAGTACCAACATTTCATGGGCTTGGTTTTTATTACCGCTTGCCTTACTTATTCGCCCGTTAACCGCACAAGACAAATACGCGAAAACGCGCCATTATTTTGATATCGGTTACGCGGCATTCTGCATGGTTTTTGTGGTGTTGTCCTCTTGGATAACCCAGCAAGGCATGGGGTATTCAACCATCGCGCTGTTCGTCGGATTAAGCGCCGTGATGACATTGGCTTTTTCTCGCCTAGAGTATTTGGGTGGAGATAAATTTGTCATTGGTTCTCTAATCGCCATTATTTTGTTGATTTCAACCTTCATCATATTTCCGAGTATCGCGATATTCGTCCCTATGTTTGAAGATGAAATGGGCAATTTCGCTGCATGGCAATTTTTGGATATTCTGGGCCGAGCGCAGATCATCCAAATCATCCTTAACTCAGTCATGCTGGGTACATCCGTGGGGATCGGTGCGACTTTCTTTGGCTTGATTTTCGCAATTTACACCACGCGAATTGCCAAGCGCAGTGCCTTTATTGCGCGTATATTTTCAATTCTTCCCATTGTAACGCCGCCCTTTGTTGTTGGCTTGGGCGTGACTTTGATGTTGGGTCGTTCGGGTTATATTACTGAGTTCATGGCCGAATGGTTTGGGCTTGAGCAAACCAACTGGTTATACGGGTTTACCGGTATTTGGATGGCGCAAGTGTTGGCTTTTGCTCCTATGTCATTCATGATCCTCGATGGCGCGATGAAGTCGCTTCACCCTTCATTAGAAGAGGCGTCTTATACGCTCCGTGCAAATCGCTACCAAACCTTCTTTAAGATCGTTATGCCCTTGCTTAAACCAGCATTGGCAAACAGTTTCCTTATAATTTTTGTTCAATCGTTGGCTGACTTTAGCAACCCGTTGGTATTAGGCGGCAGCTTTGACGTACTGGCAACTCAGATATACTTCTACATTGCGGGTGCTCAGTTAGATTACGCTTCTGCTAGTACATTAGGCGCAGTACTTCTGTTGTTCTCTTTGACGATCTTTGTTGTGCAGTACCTCTGGATTGGTAAGCGTTCGTACGTAACGATTTCAGGTAAATCCTACCGTGGCGACGTGCAACCATTGCCGACCGCGATCAAACATGGGGTTTCGGGTCTTCTGTATTTCTGGATGGCGTTCAACGTATTGCTTTACGGAAGTATTTTCTACGGCAGTTTCACCGTTAACTGGGGCGTGGATTACAGCCTGACGTTTGCAAACTACATTAACTTATTTGGCATGGGAATGGGCGAGGGTGCTTGGCCTTCATTGATTACCACCATGACTTATGCCGGTATCGCAGCACCGATCACAGCGTTCTTTGGCTTACTGATAGCCTACATCGTGGTTCGTCAGCAATTCCACGGCAAGAAAGTCATCGAATTTGCGACCATGCTTTGTTTTGCGGTGCCGGGAACGGTGGCGGGTGTGTCTTACATCTTGGCCTTTAATGATGCGCCAGTTTACCTGACGGGTAC
This DNA window, taken from Vibrio tapetis subsp. tapetis, encodes the following:
- a CDS encoding ABC transporter substrate-binding protein; the encoded protein is MKVRTKRTLLAACLFGSMAIAPQAMADGRLVVYCSATNAMCEAETKAFSDKYDVKTSFVRNGSGSTLAKIEAEKKNPRADVWYGGTLDPQSQAGEMNLLHSYASPELENIMEGFKDPAKRKGNYSSAVYMGILGFGVNKERLAEKGLAIPRCWNDLTKPEYKDEIQIADPQSSGTAYTALATFIQLWDEDKAFKYFKHLDKNISQYTKSGVTPSRNAARGEIAIGIGFLHDYSLEQSKGAPLELISPCEGTGYEIGGVSVIKGARNLDNAKKFLDFVLSKQGQETAWKKGQSFQILTNVNAEQSPNALDPKQINLISYDMDKYGSSAERKRLINKWVNVVKMGE
- a CDS encoding ABC transporter permease, whose amino-acid sequence is MNEIAAHVTSSAAKRDPVFYWVLSLLAAFVLLPSFALDWGVFESTPEEFRAAMGWSSTNISWAWFLLPLALLIRPLTAQDKYAKTRHYFDIGYAAFCMVFVVLSSWITQQGMGYSTIALFVGLSAVMTLAFSRLEYLGGDKFVIGSLIAIILLISTFIIFPSIAIFVPMFEDEMGNFAAWQFLDILGRAQIIQIILNSVMLGTSVGIGATFFGLIFAIYTTRIAKRSAFIARIFSILPIVTPPFVVGLGVTLMLGRSGYITEFMAEWFGLEQTNWLYGFTGIWMAQVLAFAPMSFMILDGAMKSLHPSLEEASYTLRANRYQTFFKIVMPLLKPALANSFLIIFVQSLADFSNPLVLGGSFDVLATQIYFYIAGAQLDYASASTLGAVLLLFSLTIFVVQYLWIGKRSYVTISGKSYRGDVQPLPTAIKHGVSGLLYFWMAFNVLLYGSIFYGSFTVNWGVDYSLTFANYINLFGMGMGEGAWPSLITTMTYAGIAAPITAFFGLLIAYIVVRQQFHGKKVIEFATMLCFAVPGTVAGVSYILAFNDAPVYLTGTAAIVVISMVMRNVPVGIRSGIAGLGQLDKSLDEASLSLRANSFKTITHVLLPLLRPAILSTLIYSFVRAMTTVSAIIFLVTPETRVATSYILNRVEDGEYGIAIAYGSILIVVMLAIILIFDSLVGEARVSRSKANNQES